The Alkalihalobacillus sp. TS-13 genomic interval GATTTGAATAATATTGTGTTTCAGAAGACATGGTTGAACCCAGTATTTTTCCATATCCATTTTTGACAACTTTTATATATGCCTCTTTATTTACGGCATAGTTCATTGCCTTACGAACTTTTTCATTAGTGAATGGTTCTTTGAATGTATTGATCGATACATACCTTGCGATTGTTGAAGGCGTTTGTTCGATAACGACACCATCTACATTTTCCAGTTCTTTAACATCTTGTTGAGGAATCGGATAAACGAAATCAGCTTCCCCCGTTTTCAACATGGCAGCCCGTGCCCCATTTTCCGGAACCGGCTTGAACGTAACTTTTTCGACATTGGTTGATTCAGGATTCCAGTATTCATTAAAACTTTCAACAACGAGTGAATCACCTTGATTCCATTCTTTAAATTTAAATGGCCCTGTCCCTACAGGATTCAAACGAATATCTTTGCTGTTGTCATCAATTGCTTTAGGACTGATCATTGGGACCATGGCAAATTTGTTCAGCATAGCACTAAATGGCTGATTAAGGACAAATTTAACCTCATAATCATTTGTGATTTCGAGACGATCGACGTACTGAAAATTCCGTTTTGCACGAAGATCATCATTATCATCCATGATCCGATCAAAGTTTGCCTTTACAGCAGCAGCATTAAACGGCTCACCATCATGGAAAGTAACACCTTCTCTAAGTTTGAATGTATAGGTCAACGCATCTTCACTTACGGAGTAATCCTCCGCCAAAACAGGTACTACGTTCATATTTTTGTCAAACCCGACAAGCCCTTCATACATAGCCCTTGTACCAAAAATTGAAACCGTATCTCCAGCGTTATGTGGATCAAGTGTTACAAAGTTTTGATCGATGGCAATCGTGATTTCCTTGTTATTACTTTTAGCAGCTCCATCGGTGC includes:
- a CDS encoding glutathione ABC transporter substrate-binding protein, whose product is MKKRLLGQLFLLSTVLLVISACSSDSTSGTDGAAKSNNKEITIAIDQNFVTLDPHNAGDTVSIFGTRAMYEGLVGFDKNMNVVPVLAEDYSVSEDALTYTFKLREGVTFHDGEPFNAAAVKANFDRIMDDNDDLRAKRNFQYVDRLEITNDYEVKFVLNQPFSAMLNKFAMVPMISPKAIDDNSKDIRLNPVGTGPFKFKEWNQGDSLVVESFNEYWNPESTNVEKVTFKPVPENGARAAMLKTGEADFVYPIPQQDVKELENVDGVVIEQTPSTIARYVSINTFKEPFTNEKVRKAMNYAVNKEAYIKVVKNGYGKILGSTMSSETQYYSNQEPYTFNLEKAKELMNEAGYEDGFEAEIWGNTSSETLKGMELIKQQLAQIGIDVTIKSMEEGTLSDEIYTPKTPEEAKVQMWYVSWSPSSGDADGATRSLFSSEYFPPNGANTAYYNNSQVDVWIDAANETSDTKAQEDIYAKIQSEVYDDAPWIFLASDTILSGYHDHLEGVYVLPDGSVSIKEAQLK